The sequence below is a genomic window from Plasmodium gaboni strain SY75 chromosome 7, whole genome shotgun sequence.
cgtcctaataataaatatatatagatatttaattattatataaatatatatataataatatattattaaaaaaatattatagtTTAAATGCAAACACATTTGAACAAATAAGTTCAATGATAGtgaaatgaataatatatataatatatatagaataatagttttcctttttttttttttaaatatgaaaatatgtatatatatttataaaatatgtgctatatttttatatataattaatattgGCTTCTTATTAATCTTGAAAATTTTCATTCCaagcatatatataatatatatatatatatatatatatatatatataatgtatataagGCTATATAAATCGtgtaaatattaaaaaaaaaatttaatatgaaaaaatatactaaagtattacatatatataatatattatatatatatatgatagatgccaaaaaaataatttttttgaatccttattttttaatttactaaagtattacatatatataatatattatatatatatatgatagatgccaaaaaaataatttttttgaatccttattttttaattgtaattttccatatattttcattccattttctttttataattatttatagtAACCTTTTCTTTGATAATTCATCTTTCGCTTGTATCATAATATCATCTACAATTTGTTCACTTAAGtgttttaaatttttatcCAATAGTATTTGCATTGGTTTCTTTTCCATGCTTTgaattaaatttatatctttcaaatttttacttttgttttcttgttttttttttcttttgggtactttattattgttataattttttgctatataataaaatcCAGCAGAAGTCAAAAGAATACTCATTATTGTAATACCAATATATTTAAggatattattatttgtttttttcttgGGTCTTTgttgtattattttattttttatattttccatTTGCTTGGTAACATATGATACTGGTATCTTTCCACATTGTACTAAATTCCtttcaaataaattatttataagaaaaataatgatcaaaaagaatattttcattatatgcatcataaaaagaaaaaataataaaaaataaggaaatataaataatatatatttatatgatattttatagatatattttataatatttctttatgtattattataaaaaaatatgttattaaatatattgaatatatttgaaaatatttaactatatagtaatatatttttttactattttattggcatattttttatataatactttttaaaacttatttatcatattaataattataatattttgaaaattattatatatatatatatttatatttatatttatttattatatgggtgtacttaaaaatatatttcaagcgtataaaaaataaaagtacaataatatagaaattAAGGgatacataataaatattgtattccaattattattcaacaaatatatatattaaaagaagaaaatactttatttttttttttttcttttacattgaaatattttatacaaTTGCATGTTACACTTgtatgttattatataatacatatatatgtcatgaatattttaatagCTTCATATAATTCGCATCTACatgttttaatatttattaatgCACTCCTCTGGTAAcgttttaaaaaaatatatataaatgaataataaatatatttaggtttatttttaaatttttaaaaagtcTCAATTTCAAAAAGAAAAGGTGttgaataaaaaatataaataaataataaaaaacaaattaaaaaaaaataaaaaaaaatatatatttactaTGATTTAAGAAGATATATAACAACATATAAAGGATCAAAtgaataaattttaaagCACATAAAATAGAGACGCATGcacaaatatttttaaaattataaaaaaaataatatatatataataaatataaaaaaaaaaaaaaaaaaaccacaataataataataaataataataatatattttaactGTTTTCTCCACATTTGTGGGTTTATCATCTTTGCCGAGTCCATTTCTTTTGGGCCTTAAGACATGATGATATATACCAACCAAAGAGTATATAACCCAAGCCAACAATTACACCACCTGCTGCTGGAATAAAGCTACaacaaaaaagaattaaagATATGACTGCTGCACCAAATACCATTCCCGCCTTTAAATTAAGTATCATTTTTACACGTTTAGGAATCTTAAATTCTCGATCTAACAAGGATTCATATATAGCTTCAATGTCCATATCATTGCACTTCATATATTGtatcatatttttacatatatcAAGTTTGTCTTGTTCATCTAAATCTTCTACAAATATTTCAAGTAAGGTTTTAATTTGTTCATTTCTATCttcatattcatatataaattgaCTCAAGGTCATAAGTTCTGCCTCTACAATATCAATACGAAGAAAATCTAGGGCATTTTGAATTTCTTCTGAATCGCTTTTTAAGATAACTTCTTTGAGTAAATAACCTCTTAAGAATTTACCTTTGAGATAATTCTCATCATCAAACACAAATTTCATCAAAGAATTTAATAATGCttcttcatatatattattatctgTATTGagaaaatttttatattgttcAAATTCAAAATTGTTAGATAAgttattatcatcatcatcatttacatagaattttttttttttatttttgttttttttgttctttttgttctttttcTTATCTTGTTTTATCCCTccattatattttaataattcttgATGAAAATGTTCTTCcgttatattattttttaatagaTATGTTTTGAAATCATCATGTTCATCATCTTCATTTAATGATGATAAAGATGATGCGTTTGAAACATTTCTACTACTTTTAGAAAATGCTGAAATGGATGATGCGTTTGAAACATTTCTACTAATTTTTGAAAATGCTGAAATGGATGATGCGTTGGAAACATTTCTACTACTTTTTGAAAATGCTGAAATGGATGATGTATTTGAATAATTTCTTCCTGTTTTACtatttgataataaatatttataagtaTCTTTTCCTTTATATAAGGTATGCTCTAATATGGAATCTATTGAAACTTCTCTTTTTGGTAATGATAAAGATTGTTCTACTATTAAATCGTTATTCAAATCATTTTCTGATACGGAACGTTTTAAAAGTTCTTGATGGAAATGTTCTTCTGTTAGTCCATTTTCattcaaataattataaaagtTTTCTTCTGatctattattattataatatgtatatacatTATGTTTGGATAAATCATCATCaatatcataattatcattatcataattagcatcatcataattattgacattatattttttattattttgttcttcaCTTATAAAATGTCTTTGTAAATATCTATCAAAATGATCTTGGCTTaatccatttttttttaaatatatttccaGTTCTTCCTCTGAAGAAAAACGTTTCAATGgaaaataatcataataggtttttttttcttcttttaataaaatattgtCATTATCATTTGTATTGTTATGATTATCTATCTTATTTGATGTTGTCACATTTTTGGACCCTTTAtctatattaaaattatcataaaaataaaatgtatcATCTGATTggttaattttttctttcaaattattttctattttttctattttttctatttttttatttttcgATAATTCATCATATTTAGAATGAGGGTTCTTCAATGAATTTTTATGTCCTTCcaaattttctttttttatttttttttctacatttgaatatatatctGTTGGCGGttcaaattttttattttttaatttgtcatttgtattatttatattatctgctttattttttacatgTCCCAATATATCATTTACATAAGTATGGTTActatcattttttaataagtCATTCTTATGAAATGTTCCATCGCTTACCTTCTGTTGTATATTCTTATGAGGGTTCTTATATTGTAACAGATCATTATGATAACTTTCTTGATGCAATATTTCGGATTCATATAAGGATCTACTTTGCTTGCAGTAGGATGTTGAAGAATGATCAATATTAATAAAGGGTGcctaaaaataaaacatcAAAAAAGCaagtatataaaaaatatacatatatatatatatatatatttatttatttatttttattaattttatatttttttattacctcatatatataaaacaataatataacacAACTTAAACTTATAAGAAGAAATAGGAAAGCCCaattattctttttagtattacattttcttatttttatattgaacaaattatttttatttttcctATCTATAATGTTTTCATTATtggaaaaataaatattattacttttttgTACTAAATCATGTTTATTAAccattttttatatcaatAACATAGAcgatatataaatatatatattgtattttttttttaatatatcatatccattttttttttttttttttaaacctttatatataataatatgtggacattttatataaatacagaaaaatatgttttCTACACTTATTCtgtaaattataaaaatatattatttataataaaaaaaaaaaatatatatattatatatatatataatataatatgttaacatttttatttttaaaacatatttattattcttttaatatatatatatatatatattttataatactataaatgatacaattatatattccaCATAAATGATACTAATAAAGATATTACaaccatatatatatatatatataaacaattgtttaacaaattaaaaaagaaacataatcttaaatttttaatattttatttgcATTATCATTCTTCcatatttcttatatatatatatatatatatatatatatatatatatataataataataatatatttaaatttcttgtagttgttaaaaaaaaaaaaatattaataatttataataaaataaaaatatacattattttttaatatttaatatattatatatattttattatatatttaacaATTATATGctaaagaaaaaaaaaaaaaattttaaatatattatatatatatataatatataaatattttataaagaaTACCAAAAAAGAATACAAATTCATCTCTATATTAAAATAGAACGTTGAAATTGTATAGAtgatatacatatttatataaaatatatttatttctttttaataaatattatttatatttaaatttcttgtagttgttaaaaaaaaaaaaaaatattaataatttataataaaataaaaatatacattattttttaatatttaatatattatatatatattttattatatatttaacaATTATATGctaaagaaaaaaaaaaaaaaaaatttaaatatattatatatatataatatataaatattttataaagaaTACCAAAAAAGAATACAAAAGGCATCTCTATATTAAAATAGAACGTTGAAATTGTATAGAtgatatacatatttatataaaatatatttatttctttttaataaatattattatagtgaaatttcataaatattattataattaaataataatattttataatataattatattatttatttatatattaatttttttcatttaaaaagtttaaaagtgatttttaatattataataataatgatattataaaaattatatatatatatatatatatatattatataaatatacaaaaaaaaatatatgtttcttatgttatataaaattataaaagatgtattatatattatatattatataaatatatataatataatatatattttttattatatttgtaatatttatgtaataCTATAAAGTACATGATAATACAATTCGTATCCTTGTAAGGTTTAATTGGCAACTTCgtaatttaattaatatcATCATGGAATActatatttaaaaaaaaatatattgtattattattattatatatattattttataaaagaacttaaaaattaaaaaatgaaaaataaagtaCATTTATATTCCCAACcctttataatataattatatatatataataataatatgtatcataaaaaagcgtaaaatattatatatatttaaaaacaaaagtaaaaatgaatttaaaaataaagaatattattaaggtaataatttatgtgtaccttattattatttatcatatatatatttcctttaTCATGTGAttctatattttaataaaaataatattatatataaattttatatatatatatattatttcatctaaatattttttttcaaataacaataatattatattcatatataataatatataattagTATTGTTAATGAAGGgacatataaaaaaaaaaaaaaaaaaaaaaaaggacagtgtattattaatataatttttttttttttttatatggtaaatgattaattttataaatgtaaataaaaattaaataatgaatgtattgtctatatatttatgtaaataaaatatatataacacttatatgatatattattatgtactaaccaaataaaatataaataaataaattaattaacgaaaaagaaaatatatttattattatataatataccattttatttcttataaattcatgttaagaatattataagaCGACATTATcaataaattaaatataatttaagGGGCATTACgttcttttataaaaagaagcatataaaatatatataatttttttttcataagGATATTCTCAATTTATCctataattatatattacataaatttttataatattcttaaggaaaaaaaaaaaaaaaaattaagcatgcaaaaagaataataaatatataaattcattttaatttttatttttctcttttaAGCCCTActtataaattttatataataatattataaggTTTTATAAAAGTGTGTCGAGATGAAcgtttatttttatttattacaaaaaaaaaaaaaaaaaaggatcatatataattaatttattaacTTATATGGTAATAACCAATgatgtattatttttcaacTATATAAGtatcttattttttttaaagtataataattaaaaaaaaaaaaaaaagaaaaaaaaaaaaaggatggtttatattatatttattataaaattttatattattttgtgtgaaattatatgtttaattaTGCACTTACAATAAAGTTAAAAGGTATTTCAcattgtatataaaatataaataaacttatagatatattttaatatatatacatatatatatataattaataaaatataagtaCCATACTAAAAAGAAATTACACTAAAATTTTGTATTTCgataaaaaattaaaaaaaatgtatatattttccatatttttattttttttaaataataataaataatatttctttttataaaaaaaaaaaaaaaaaaaaaaattatatatattattattattatatatatatatatatataacatgtatacaatatatatgttgttATAGAAAACTATTTTCCTCCTCTCTGTTATTAGgtttcctttttttttttaattcatacaaaattttatatatatataaaataaataaataaatattttataaatatattattattattattttataaataattataaaaaataatatatatattatttatttataatttataattaataatgatgtgttttaaaaaaggaTGATGGTGgaattatattattattatttttttttttttagttttTTTCCTAACCTAGGAAAATTGAATATATCAGctcatatatattttataattcatatttataataaatattatatatatatatatatatatatatatttatttattgtttataaaaaaaaaaaaaaaaaaaaacactaaataaaatatatgatatatgaatgatatatataacatatatatatatttgtacAATTTATTAATCAATTCATTATaagattaaaaaaaaaaaaaaaatacaattccccatttcattatatatatatatgcatcCTTTGAGTTATTAAATTAtagatattttatattgATCTACAATTTTATTTGTGTTTACATATGTAGAAccccaaaaaaaaaaaaaaaaaaaaaaaactgaaataattattttctttaataaatgaataatatataaatttatttataaatatatgtggtaatattaataaaattgtgtcctacaatatttttatatttagGTCTTTGTATTGGcaaattataataacaataattgtgtatatatatatatatataattaaatatatatgcccacatataataaatatattaaaaagtGATTATTATCACCCTTAGGAACATTTGAagtttaattttttttttataatgtaaaaaatgttctattaaaaaaaaaatatatattatatatatatacatatcTTATTTAGTATACTGTGTAATAAGATATAATCTGTTCATTACATTTATCATAATGTTCTATAGTGTAAATGAAtggaaaataaataaatttattcATTCCATATTTCCTAAGAAGTccatattaataatatttctcATGTTATATTTGAGTATACTAGtaagataataaaaaggaaaacggggaaaaaaaaaagcaaaatataaatgtatatacaCCTAAATATTAAGGGACAtgcatataatatatattattattatttatttgattttttttttttttttttttgatagaataatgtaattttttataaacataataataagataaAAGGGAAATTAACAAAAAGGAAGTACAACATCTTAAGGGGTCTACTAGAATTCGAACAAATTCTTGGAAAAGGCCCTAGGGAGAAATCAAGAAAAGGGCATAAGAAAATGAAATCGAAGCAAAgtaaaaatgaaaagaaaaatgaaGAACAAGATGACCTCTTAAAAAGTATAGAAGATGATCtcttaaaaaataaacaagTCCTCTTAAAAAGTATAGAAGATGACCTCTTGAAAAGCGTAGAAGAAATGCTCTTAAGAAATAAAGAGTATAAATTGTTGCAAAATGAATACGATAATATGTTGCAAAATAAAGATCATAATATGTTgcaatataaaaatgataatgtGCTGCAAAATGAATATCACAAGCTCTTACAAAACAAACAGGATGATAACTCACTTAAAGGTAATCCTTTAATTGTAAATAAGCAAGTACATAATAGGTGTATGAAGAAAACACATGAAAATAAGCAAGATGGTGAAAAGAATGATGATATATTCTTAATGTCCCCCACAAAAGTAGACAGCATATGGAGaagattaaaaaaaagtcTTTCAAGAGGTATGTttatgaattttttattaaatgataataataataataataataatgaaaaaaaacattCTATGTtgtatttaataaatatgttgAAAAAACAATTCAATTATTATAGTTCAAAAAATTcaaatgatgaaaaattCGAGAAATCACGAAATGAAGgagaagaaaaatatgataatttaaataagAAGAATAATATGGTATATAATTGGAAAATAGGACAAGAATgttttatgaaaaaattagGTAATGTACATAATTTTGAAATGAATGGTgttaattattatgattttaatttattatcaatTCCAACTATTGGTTATTCTAAAAGTAGTAAAAGACTTCAGTTGATGTATAAAACTGATGTAATATATGGGGAAAATGAgaatgatgaaaataatataaaaaataaattatttttgaaaaaagTTCCTGCAAATTTGTGGATTGaacaatataaattaatGAAAGAATATGATGGagaatatttatatggTGGGGAAAATTATGTAATGGAATTCTTagttttttcttttcttgATACATATCACCCTGATATATGTCCTAAGttgtataaaatattatatgagcctccaaataaagaatatattaaagatgcaaaaataaaatttgaCAATATAGATGattttgtaaaatatatggaaGATACTATAG
It includes:
- a CDS encoding putative exported protein (Plasmodium exported protein, unknown function), which gives rise to MVNKHDLVQKSNNIYFSNNENIIDRKNKNNLFNIKIRKCNTKKNNWAFLFLLISLSCVILLFYIYEAPFINIDHSSTSYCKQSRSLYESEILHQESYHNDLLQYKNPHKNIQQKVSDGTFHKNDLLKNDSNHTYVNDILGHVKNKADNINNTNDKLKNKKFEPPTDIYSNVEKKIKKENLEGHKNSLKNPHSKYDELSKNKKIEKIEKIENNLKEKINQSDDTFYFYDNFNIDKGSKNVTTSNKIDNHNNTNDNDNILLKEEKKTYYDYFPLKRFSSEEELEIYLKKNGLSQDHFDRYLQRHFISEEQNNKKYNVNNYDDANYDNDNYDIDDDLSKHNVYTYYNNNRSEENFYNYLNENGLTEEHFHQELLKRSVSENDLNNDLIVEQSLSLPKREVSIDSILEHTLYKGKDTYKYLLSNSKTGRNYSNTSSISAFSKSSRNVSNASSISAFSKISRNVSNASSISAFSKSSRNVSNASSLSSLNEDDEHDDFKTYLLKNNITEEHFHQELLKYNGGIKQDKKKNKKNKKNKNKKKKFYVNDDDDNNLSNNFEFEQYKNFLNTDNNIYEEALLNSLMKFVFDDENYLKGKFLRGYLLKEVILKSDSEEIQNALDFLRIDIVEAELMTLSQFIYEYEDRNEQIKTLLEIFVEDLDEQDKLDICKNMIQYMKCNDMDIEAIYESLLDREFKIPKRVKMILNLKAGMVFGAAVISLILFCCSFIPAAGGVIVGLGYILFGWYISSCLKAQKKWTRQR
- a CDS encoding serine/threonine protein kinase, FIKK family; this translates as MFYSVNEWKINKFIHSIFPKKSILIIFLMLYLRKLTKRKYNILRGLLEFEQILGKGPREKSRKGHKKMKSKQSKNEKKNEEQDDLLKSIEDDLLKNKQVLLKSIEDDLLKSVEEMLLRNKEYKLLQNEYDNMLQNKDHNMLQYKNDNVLQNEYHKLLQNKQDDNSLKGNPLIVNKQVHNRCMKKTHENKQDGEKNDDIFLMSPTKVDSIWRRLKKSLSRGMFMNFLLNDNNNNNNNEKKHSMLYLINMLKKQFNYYSSKNSNDEKFEKSRNEGEEKYDNLNKKNNMVYNWKIGQECFMKKLGNVHNFEMNGVNYYDFNLLSIPTIGYSKSSKRLQLMYKTDVIYGENENDENNIKNKLFLKKVPANLWIEQYKLMKEYDGEYLYGGENYVMEFLVFSFLDTYHPDICPKLYKILYEPPNKEYIKDAKIKFDNIDDFVKYMEDTIEHNKRNDGKNNVDNNIHNNNINDCIINSDKKKNDNNSNNNNNNNSNSCDNNNNNNSNSCDNNCGYVVMVSEYYGEDIFDFIIKRRKNVFLKIRRKDKINILHACLKLLARLHDAGLSHLDLTPDNILISKNMDLRLCDFAKSTPMYSNKLRHLKASKNLYKFESYETNVAKSAYTPPECWEIFWRYYELNVKEPLEYLKLITNQEERKKFYFDVACADKFMLGVLFIWIWTSGNLWGCSDPLQDDYFYSLMKSEMNFNNFPCTQNWPHGLKHIIKQLLHMKYRKDLDLNILSIHPWWYKRKK